One region of Drosophila subobscura isolate 14011-0131.10 chromosome J, UCBerk_Dsub_1.0, whole genome shotgun sequence genomic DNA includes:
- the LOC117895191 gene encoding ankyrin repeat domain-containing protein SOWAHB isoform X4 has protein sequence MELPKELSIAEIRNYMLVNECKVTNHALVKHFKKFLTHPQTQNEARRRFKTYVTLLSTIKNENNQKFLILRKKYLNECPSDEVVERAVAAANNGVEPSSPGGGSITFEGGSLASPMRQPPPYKPPPMVTSPLAGVAVHKGQQDNYRECVDEFTAAIQRIDPARLERQPAEAKTEDELPVVSGSVSRSNSVDETGNKENIPRFSFSSGASTDSSAAEKVSSNEADAAENPMSVKEATRKFNRMASEEEAKIISPPAKKKPEKQLIEEKDSPEVTLSHPKAKEWIVSMAKANYQELAKLASEYPELVKLQDPATGVSIRQHSNGCTWGKTNTN, from the exons ATGGAACTACCGAAGGAGCTTTCCATTGCGGAGATACGCAATTACATGCTGGTGAACGAGTGCAAGGTGACGAATCACGCGCTGGTGAAGCATTTCAAAAAGTTTCTCACGCATCCACAGACCCAAA aTGAGGCTCGCAGGCGGTTCAAGACTTATGTGACGCTGCTGTCGACCATCAAGAAtgaaaacaatcaaaagtTTCTAATTCTGCGCAAAAAGTACCTCAACGAGTGCCCCAGCGACGAGGTGGTGGAGCGCGCCGTGGCCGCTGCCAACAATGGGGTGGAACCCTCCAGCCCGGGCGGTGGCTCCATCACCTTCGAGGGCGGCAGCCTCGCCTCCCCGATGCGGCAGCCACCGCCGTACAAGCCACCGCCGATGGTTACATCGCCGTTAGCAGGCGTCGCCGTGCACAAGGGACAGCAGGACAACTACCGGGAATGCGTGGACGAGTTCACAGCGGCCATCCAACGCATTGATCCAGCACGTCTGGAGCGACAGCCGGCAGAGGCCAAAACAGAAGATGAACTCCCAGTTGTCAGTGGATCTGTGTCGCGTTCCAATTCCGTGGATGAGACCGGCAACAAGGAAAACATACCCAGATTCTCCTTCTCGTCGGGCGCCTCCACGGACAGCTCTGCGGCGGAGAAAGTCTCCAGCAATGAGGCGGACGCAGCGGAGAATCCGATGAGCGTGAAGGAGGCTACGCGCAAGTTCAACCGGATGGCATCCGAGGAAGAGGCCAAGATTATTTCACCGCCAGCCAAGAAAAAGCCAGAGAAG CAATTAATTGAGGAGAAGGATTCGCCCGAAGTCACACTGTCGCATCCCAAGGCAAAGGAGTGGATTGTCTCGATGGCGAAGGCTAATTACCAAGAGCTAGCCAAGTTGGCCAGCGAATATCCCGAACTGGTGAAGCTGCAG